One Dioscorea cayenensis subsp. rotundata cultivar TDr96_F1 chromosome 15, TDr96_F1_v2_PseudoChromosome.rev07_lg8_w22 25.fasta, whole genome shotgun sequence genomic region harbors:
- the LOC120278169 gene encoding uncharacterized protein At4g15545-like has translation MAGAGSYGNAGGGADFHLPDEILSVIPTDPYEQLDLARKITSMAIASRVSRLESETGRLRQKVAEKDRSIAELQDRLSHLEHVFQDADARLQSVLEENIKLSKERDSLALTSKKLARDLAKLETFKRHLMQSLNEDNPSLAETIDIQTYDQSIPKDPWKDECSIGRASSDVVSGSTDMGSMNQDGSRLVTQKSSISPYITPRLTPSATPKITSSGASPRTYSTAGSPKMTSGVTSPTKPRYDGHTALTPWYPQSERSSAASSPPRGRSLPGRTPRIDGKEFFRQARSRLSYEQFGAFLANIKELNAHKQSREETLRKAEEIFGTDCKDLYVSFQGLLNRSLP, from the exons ATGGCCGGCGCCGGGAGCTACGGCAATGCCGGAGGTGGTGCCGACTTCCACCTCCCCGACGAAATCCTCTCCGTGATCCCCACCGACCCCTACGAGCAACTTGACCTCGCCCGCAAGATCACGTCAATGGCCATCGCGTCCCGAGTCTCGAGGCTTGAGTCGGAGACTGGAAGGCTTCGCCAGAAGGTCGCTGAGAAGGATCGCTCCATTGCTGAGCTCCAGGATAGGCTCTCGCATCTCGAGCACGTTTTTCAGGATGCCGATGCTCGGCTCCAGTCCGTTCTCGAAGAGAAT ATTAAGCTGTCCAAGGAGCGGGATTCACTAGCTCTGACTTCGAAGAAATTGGCAAGAGATTTGGCGAAG tTGGAGACATTTAAAAGACATTTGATGCAATCACTGAATGAAGATAACCCATCT CTAGCAGAAACAATTGATATTCAGACTTATGATCAGTCAATTCCTAAAGACCCTTGGAAAG ATGAGTGTTCCATTGGTCGTGCTTCATCAGACGTTGTTAGTGGATCTACAGATATGGGGAGCATGAATCAAGATG GATCGAGACTTGTCACTCAGAAATCTTCAATCAGTCCATACATCACTCCTCGTCTGACCCCGTCAGCTACACCAAAGATAACATCCTCTGGTGCATCTCCAAGAACATATTCTACTGCAGGTTCACCAAAAATGACATCAGGTGTTACATCACCTACAAAACCACGATATGATGGGCACACTGCATTGACACCATGGTACCCACAGAGCGAGCGGTCATCTGCAGCTAGTTCTCCTCCTCGTGGGCGCTCTTTACCAG GCCGAACACCTCGTATAGATGGAAAGGAGTTCTTCCGCCAAGCTAG GAGTCGGCTCTCATATGAACAATTTGGAGCATTCTTGGCTAACATCAAGGAGCTTAATGCTCACAAGCAGTCCCGAGAG GAAACTTTGAGAAAAGCAGAAGAGATTTTTGGTACAGATTGCAAGGATCTTTACGTATCATTTCAGGGCTTGCTCAACCGCAGCCTGCCGTAG